The following are encoded together in the Brassica napus cultivar Da-Ae chromosome A9, Da-Ae, whole genome shotgun sequence genome:
- the LOC106366580 gene encoding callose synthase 3-like isoform X2 — protein MLSFEYDVNMSKSMGDEIIVRVSSGSLSISEPLLTWRFKVAMTASRGGGPDQGPSQPQQRRIMRTQTVGNLGESFDSQVVPSLLVEIAPILRVANEVESSNPRVAFPCRFYAFEKAHRLDPTSSGRGVRQFKTALLQRLEREHDPTLMGRVKKSEAREMQSFYQHYYKKYIQALQNAADKADRWQRHTKLLMFCLRC, from the exons ATGTTATCATTCGAATATGATGTTAATATGAGCA AGAGTATGGGCGACGAAATCATTGTTAGGGTTTCTTCCggatctctctctatctct GAACCTTTATTAACCTGGAGGTTTAAGGTAGCAATGACGGCTTCGAGAGGTGGTGGTCCTGACCAGGGACCGTCCCAACCTCAGCAGCGACGGATCATGAGGACTCAGACAGTTGGTAATCTCGGAGAATCATTCGATAGTCAAGTTGTTCCGTCCTTGCTTGTTGAGATTGCCCCTATTCTCCGTGTTGCTAATGAGGTTGAATCTAGCAACCCTAGAGTTGCTTTTCCCT GTCGGTTCTATGCGTTCGAGAAAGCTCACAGGCTGGATCCCACCTCCAGTGGAAGAGGTGTTCGGCAGTTTAAGACTGCACTCTTACAGCGTCTTGAAAGA GAACATGATCCTACACTGATGGGCAGGGTTAAGAAAAGTGAAGCCCGTGAGATGCAGAGCTTTTATCAACATTACTATAAGAAGTATATTCAAGCTTTGCAAAATGCTGCTGATAAGGCCGACCG CTGGCAAAGGCATACCAAACTGCTAATGTTTTGTTTGAGGTGTTGA
- the LOC106366579 gene encoding phosphatidylinositol 4-phosphate 5-kinase 8, whose product METRLEEREFSNGDVYSGQLRGTLPHGKGKYAWSDGIIYEGDWEEGKISGKGKITWLSGAKYEGDFSGGYLHGFGTMTSPDGSVYSGSWRMNVRHGLGRKEYCNSDSYDGSWREGLQDGSGSYTWTNGNRFIGNWKKGKMSGRGVMSWSNGDLFNGFWLNGLRHGSGVYKYADGGFYFGTWSRGLKDGTGVYYPAGSKHPSLKKWHRHFGYNDTGNFILSHDSSINLEELRNSKAVSRTLSEITTTSGLARNSGRMSERFLDENWGTTDPPRDYMGHGPLSKSGRSAGSGENEGRGKNPIVFEREYMQGVLIKERIMSSIDMSRKARPLDGPKEVSISACVSFLGGKWNYYLMLNLQLGIRYTVGKITPVPRREVRASDFGERARITMFFPRNGSQYTPSHKSIDFDWKDYCPMVFRNLREMFKLDAADYMMSICGDDGLREISSPGKSGSIFYLSHDDRFVIKTLKRSELKVLLRMLPRYYEHVGEHENTLITKFFGVHRLKLKWGKKVRFVVMGNMFCTELKIHRRYDLKGSTQGRFTEKNKIREKTTMKDLDLAYEFHMDKLLREAFFKQIVLDCSFLESLQIIDYSLLLGLHFRAPDQLNDILEPPNEMSDQENDSVASVEVGLPREPSIPPKGLLLVTHEPNSVNTAPGPHIRGSTLRAFAAGEKEVDLILPGTARLRVQLGVNMPAQAHHKLRQDEEESGTVELFEVYDVVVYMGMIDILQEYNMKKRMEHTCKSIQYDPMSISAIEPTLYAKRFTDFLLKVFPETA is encoded by the exons ATGGAAACAAG GCTGGAAGAGAGAGAGTTCTCAAACGGTGATGTTTATTCCGGTCAACTCAGAGGAACGCTTCCTCACGGGAAGGGGAAGTACGCGTGGTCCGATGGGATCATCTACGAAGGCGACTGGGAAGAAGGGAAAATCTCAGGGAAAGGAAAGATCACGTGGCTATCCGGAGCCAAGTACGAAGGTGACTTCTCTGGAGGATACCTTCACGGCTTTGGCACGATGACTTCCCCTGACGGATCCGTATACAGCGGATCCTGGAGGATGAATGTGCGCCACGGTCTAGGGAGGAAAGAGTATTGCAACTCGGATTCGTATGATGGGTCTTGGAGAGAAGGGTTACAAGATGGGAGTGGTAGTTACACTTGGACTAATGGGAACAGGTTCATTGGGAATTGGAAGAAGGGTAAAATGTCTGGGAGAGGGGTTATGAGCTGGTCGAACGGTGATCTTTTTAACGGGTTTTGGTTGAACGGTCTTAGACATGGCTCTGGGGTTTATAAGTACGCTGACGGTGGTTTTTACTTCGGAACATGGTCGCGTGGTTTGAAAGATGGGACTGGAGTGTACTATCCCGCTGGGAGTAAACACCCGTCTCTGAAGAAGTGGCATCGTCATTTCGGATACAACGACACTGGAAACTTCATCCTCTCTCATGATTCGTCGATAAACTTGGAGGAGCTGCGGAACTCGAAAGCTGTGTCGAGAACTCTTTCGGAGATAACAACGACGAGTGGGCTGGCGAGAAACTCTGGGAGAATGTCTGAGAggtttcttgatgaaaactggGGTACCACTGATCCTCCAAGAGATTATATGGGTCATGGGCCCTTATCCAAGTCTGGGCGGTCTGCTGGCTCTGGTGAAAACGAGGGACGCGGCAAGAACCCTATAGTCTTTGAAAGGGAATACATGCAAGGAGTTTTGATTAAAGAACGGATTATGAGTTCTATTGACATGTCACGCAAGGCTAGGCCTCTGGATGGGCCTAAAGAGGTCAGCATTAGCGCTTGTGTGTCCTTCCTTGGGGGGAAATGGAACTATTATCTCATGCTTAATCTCCAACTCGGTATCAG GTACACTGTTGGAAAAATAACGCCGGTGCCTCGGCGGGAAGTTCGTGCTTCTGACTTTGGAGAAAGAGCTAGGATCACAATGTTCTTCCCTAGAAATGGTTCCCAGTATACGCCTTCACATAAGTCTATTGATTTCGATTGGAAAGACTATTGCCCTATGGTTTTCAG GAATTTGAGGGAGATGTTCAAACTAGATGCTGCAGACTACATGATGTCTATCTGTGGTGATGATGGTCTGAGGGAAATTTCCTCCCCTGGGAAAAGTGGCAGTATCTTCTACCTTTCTCACGACGACAGATTTGTGATCAAGACATTAAAAAGATCTGAGTTGAAG GTTCTACTCAGGATGTTGCCTAGGTACTATGAACACGTAGGGGAGCATGAAAACACGCTCATAACGAAATTTTTTGGAGTTCACAGATTAAAACTCAAGTGGGGTAAAAAG GTACGCTTTGTGGTCATGGGAAATATGTTTTGCACAGAGTTGAAGATTCATCGCCGCTATGACCTTAAGGGCTCTACTCAAGGGAGATTTACAGAAAAGAATAAAATCAGAGAAAAGACTACCATGAAAGATCTTGATCTTGCTTATGAGTTTCATATGGACAAGCTGCTGCGAGAGGCTTTCTTCAA GCAAATTGTGTTAGACTGCTCGTTCTTGGAATCTCTGCAAATCATTGATTACAGTCTTCTGTTGGGATTACATTTTAGAGCTCCAGATCAACTTAATGATATCCTAGAGCCTCCCAATGAAATGTCAGATCAAGAAAATGACAGTGTTGCTTCTGTTGAAG TCGGTTTGCCTCGTGAACCATCCATTCCTCCAAAAGGGCTGTTATTGGTTACTCACGAACCTAATTCCGTTAATACTGCCCCGGGACCTCACATCAGAGGAAGTACACTACGAGCATTCGCTGCTGGGGAGAAAGAAGTTGATCTCATTCTACCTGGAACTGCAAG GCTCCGGGTACAGTTAGGAGTAAACATGCCAGCTCAAGCCCACCACAAACTCCGTCAGGACGAGGAGGAATCAGGGACGGTAGAGCTCTTTGAAGTATATGATGTGGTTGTTTACATGGGCATGATCGACATCCTGCAAGAGTACAACATGAAAAAGAGAATGGAACATACTTGCAAATCAATTCAGTATGATCCAATGTCAATTTCAGCCATCGAGCCTACACTTTACGCTAAACGGTTCACTGATTTTCTCCTCAAGGTTTTCCCAGAAACagcatag
- the LOC106366580 gene encoding callose synthase 3-like isoform X1 produces the protein MLSFEYDVNMSSLGVCFVESMGDEIIVRVSSGSLSISEPLLTWRFKVAMTASRGGGPDQGPSQPQQRRIMRTQTVGNLGESFDSQVVPSLLVEIAPILRVANEVESSNPRVAFPCRFYAFEKAHRLDPTSSGRGVRQFKTALLQRLEREHDPTLMGRVKKSEAREMQSFYQHYYKKYIQALQNAADKADRWQRHTKLLMFCLRC, from the exons ATGTTATCATTCGAATATGATGTTAATATGAGCA gtTTGGGTGTGTGTTTTGTAGAGAGTATGGGCGACGAAATCATTGTTAGGGTTTCTTCCggatctctctctatctct GAACCTTTATTAACCTGGAGGTTTAAGGTAGCAATGACGGCTTCGAGAGGTGGTGGTCCTGACCAGGGACCGTCCCAACCTCAGCAGCGACGGATCATGAGGACTCAGACAGTTGGTAATCTCGGAGAATCATTCGATAGTCAAGTTGTTCCGTCCTTGCTTGTTGAGATTGCCCCTATTCTCCGTGTTGCTAATGAGGTTGAATCTAGCAACCCTAGAGTTGCTTTTCCCT GTCGGTTCTATGCGTTCGAGAAAGCTCACAGGCTGGATCCCACCTCCAGTGGAAGAGGTGTTCGGCAGTTTAAGACTGCACTCTTACAGCGTCTTGAAAGA GAACATGATCCTACACTGATGGGCAGGGTTAAGAAAAGTGAAGCCCGTGAGATGCAGAGCTTTTATCAACATTACTATAAGAAGTATATTCAAGCTTTGCAAAATGCTGCTGATAAGGCCGACCG CTGGCAAAGGCATACCAAACTGCTAATGTTTTGTTTGAGGTGTTGA
- the LOC106366580 gene encoding uncharacterized protein LOC106366580 isoform X3 has product MLSFEYDVNMSSLGVCFVESMGDEIIVRVSSGSLSISEPLLTWRFKVAMTASRGGGPDQGPSQPQQRRIMRTQTVGNLGESFDSQVVPSLLVEIAPILRVANEVGSMRSRKLTGWIPPPVEEVFGSLRLHSYSVLKENMILH; this is encoded by the exons ATGTTATCATTCGAATATGATGTTAATATGAGCA gtTTGGGTGTGTGTTTTGTAGAGAGTATGGGCGACGAAATCATTGTTAGGGTTTCTTCCggatctctctctatctct GAACCTTTATTAACCTGGAGGTTTAAGGTAGCAATGACGGCTTCGAGAGGTGGTGGTCCTGACCAGGGACCGTCCCAACCTCAGCAGCGACGGATCATGAGGACTCAGACAGTTGGTAATCTCGGAGAATCATTCGATAGTCAAGTTGTTCCGTCCTTGCTTGTTGAGATTGCCCCTATTCTCCGTGTTGCTAATGAG GTCGGTTCTATGCGTTCGAGAAAGCTCACAGGCTGGATCCCACCTCCAGTGGAAGAGGTGTTCGGCAGTTTAAGACTGCACTCTTACAGCGTCTTGAAAGA GAACATGATCCTACACTGA